The following coding sequences lie in one Vidua chalybeata isolate OUT-0048 chromosome 16, bVidCha1 merged haplotype, whole genome shotgun sequence genomic window:
- the LOC128796153 gene encoding acyl-coenzyme A synthetase ACSM3, mitochondrial-like, protein MRTFIKSWIPQCLWILRSPSRTFHGNNRLLTSQIISHYESINQGKKELPEYFNFASDVLDEWARLEKDGRKPTNPAFWWVNDEGEEVKWSFEELGSLSRKAANVLSEACGLQRGDRVVAVLPRVPEWWLLNVACMRAGIVLIPGTSQLTAKDISYRLQASKAKCIVTNDTLAPAVESVLPGSQFLKSKLIVGQGSRDGWLNLKELLAVASAEHKCVKTRSQDPMLIYFTSGTTGFPKMVLHSHSSYGIGFAISGRYWLNLTPSDIMWNTSDTGWVKAAWSSVFSPWICGSCVFVHNMPQFKPEVIAETLSRYPITTFCTAPTAFLMLVKHDVSSYKFPSLKHCVTGGEALNPEVLAKWKIQTGVDIHEGYGQTETVAICANMKGMKIKPGSLGKAVPPYDVQIVDDHGAVVPTGEEGTIAVRVQPTRPFCLFSEYLDNPEKTAASVRGDFYVTGDRGVMDEEGYVWFVGRADDIINSAGYRIGPFEVESALIEHPAVSEVAVVSSPDPVRGEVVKAFIVLAPAFASHDPEKLINELQQHVKKVTAPYKYPRKVEFVQDLPKTATGKIQRKVLKNKEWANL, encoded by the exons ATGAGAACTTTTATTAAATCCTGGATTCCTCAGTGTTTGTGGATTCTCAGGTCACCTTCCAGAACATTCCATGGAAACAACAGGCTTCTTACATCTCAGATTATTTCCCATTATGAATCTATAAACCAGGGTAAAAAGGAACTGCCAGAATATTTCAACTTTGCAAGTGATGTTTTAGATGAGTGGGCACGACTGGAAAAG GATGGAAGAAAACCAACAAATCCAGCTTTTTGGTGGGTCAATGATGAGGGAGAGGAGGTGAAGTGGAGCTTTGAGGAGCTGGGCTCTCTGTCCAGGAAGGCAGCCAATGTCCTTTCTGAGGCCTGTGGTTTGCAGAGAGGAGACAGAGTTGTGGCAGTTCTGCCTCGTGTTCCTGAGTGGTGGCTCCTGAATGTGGCCTGCATGCGAGCAG GAATTGTCCTTATTCCAGGAACATCTCAATTAACAGCCAAAGACATCTCATACCGACTCCAGGCTTCAAAGGCCAAGTGCATCGTTACCAATGACACTCTGGCACCTGCAGTGGAatctgtcctgcctggcagccagTTCCTGAAAAGTAAACTCATTGTAGGCcaagggagcagggatgggtggcTGAACCTCAAAGAACTCCTTGC GGTTGCATCTGCTGAGCATAAATGTGTCAAGACAAGGAGTCAAGACCCAATGCTGATCTATTTTACCAGCGGAACTACGGGCTTCCCAAAAATGGTGCTGCATTCCCACAGCAGTTACGGCATTGGATTTGCAATCAGTGGCAG GTATTGGTTGAACTTGACTCCTTCAGATATAATGTGGAATACCTCTGATACAGGCTGGGTAAAAGCAGCTTGGAGCAGTGTTTTTTCACCATGGATCTGTGGATCCTGTGTCTTTGTACACAATATGCCACAGTTTAAACCAGAAGTTATTGCAGAG ACTCTCTCAAGATATCCCATCACCACCTTCTGCACGGCTCCCACCGCCTTCCTCATGCTGGTCAAGCATGATGTGAGCAG CTACAAGTTCCCGAGTCTGAAGCACTGTGTAACTGGAGGGGAAGCACTCAATCCTGAAGTGCTGGCGAAGTGGAAAATCCAGACAGGGGTGGATATCCATGAAGGTTATGGCCAGACCGAAACA gTGGCAATCTGTGCCAAtatgaaaggaatgaaaattaaaCCTGGCTCTTTGGGAAAAGCTGTTCCCCCTTATGATGTGCAG ATTGTAGATGACCACGGGGCTGTTGTGCCCACAGGAGAAGAGGGCACCATTGCTGTCCGAGTGCAACCCACACGCCCCTTCTGTCTGTTCTCCGAGTACTTG GATAATCCTGAGAAAACTGCTGCCTCTGTGCGTGGAGATTTTTATGTCACTGGGGACAGAGGCGTTATGGATGAAGAGGGATATGTCTGGTTTGTTGGAAGAGCTGATGATATCATTAACTCTGCTGG GTATCGCATTGGCCCATTTGAAGTGGAGAGTGCATTGATTGAGCACCCAGCAGTCTCAGAGGTGGCTGTTGTCAGCAGTCCTGACCCAGTGCGAGGGGAG GTGGTCAAAGCCTTCATTGTTTTAGCTCCTGCTTTTGCATCACATGatccagaaaaattaattaatgagcTTCAACAACATGTCAAGAAGGTGACTGCACCTTACAAGTATCCAAGGAAG GTGGAGTTTGTTCAGGATCTGCCAAAGACAGCTACTGGGAAAATCCAGAGAAAAGTTCTAAAGAACAAAGAGTGGGCAAACCTATAA
- the LOC128796152 gene encoding acyl-coenzyme A synthetase ACSM4, mitochondrial-like, whose product MRTFIKSWIPQCLWILRSPSRTFHGNNRLLTSQIISHYESINQGKKELPEYFNFASDVLDEWARLEKDGRKPTNPAFWWVNDEGEEVKWSFEELGSLSRKAANVLSEACGLQRGDRVVAVLPRVPEWWLLNVACMRAGIVLIPGTSQLTAKDISYRLQASKAKCIVTNDTLAPAVESVLPGSQFLKSKLIVGQGSRDGWLNLKELLAVASAEHKCVKTRSQDPMLVYFTSGTTGFPKMVLHSHSSYGIGFAISGRYWLNLTPSDVIWNTSDTGWAKSAYGSVFSPWICGSCVFVHNMPQFQPEVIAETLSRYPITTFCTAPTAFRMLVKHDVSSYKFPSLKHCVTGGEALNPEVLAKWKIQTGVDIHEGYGQTETVPICANMKGMKIKPGSLGKAVPPYDVQIVDDHGAVVPTGEEGTIAVRVQPTRPFCLFSEYLDNPEKTAATVRGDFYVTGDRGVMDEEGYVWFVGRADDIINSAGYRIGPFEVESALIEHPAVSEVAVVSSPDPVRGEVVKAFIVLAPAFASHDPEKLIHELQQHVKKVTAPYKYPRKVEFVQDLPKTVTGKIQRNVLRRKEWAKV is encoded by the exons ATGAGAACATTTATTAAATCCTGGATTCCTCAGTGTTTGTGGATTCTCAGGTCACCTTCCAGAACATTCCATGGAAACAACAGGCTTCTTACATCTCAGATTATTTCCCATTATGAATCTATAAACCAGGGTAAAAAGGAACTGCCAGAATATTTCAACTTTGCAAGTGATGTTTTAGATGAGTGGGCACGACTGGAAAAG GATGGAAGAAAACCAACAAATCCAGCTTTTTGGTGGGTCAATGATGAGGGAGAGGAGGTGAAGTGGAGCTTTGAGGAGCTGGGCTCTCTGTCCAGGAAGGCAGCCAATGTCCTTTCTGAGGCCTGTGGTTTGCAGAGAGGAGACAGAGTTGTGGCAGTTCTGCCTCGTGTTCCTGAGTGGTGGCTCCTGAATGTGGCCTGCATGCGAGCAG GAATTGTCCTTATTCCAGGAACATCTCAATTAACAGCCAAAGACATCTCATACCGACTCCAGGCTTCAAAGGCCAAGTGCATCGTTACCAATGACACTCTGGCACCTGCAGTGGAatctgtcctgcctggcagccagTTCCTGAAAAGTAAACTCATTGTAGGCcaagggagcagggatgggtggcTGAACCTCAAAGAACTCCTTGC GGTTGCATCTGCTGAGCATAAATGTGTCAAGACAAGGAGTCAAGACCCAATGCTCGTGTATTTTACCAGCGGAACTACGGGCTTCCCAAAAATGGTGCTGCATTCCCACAGCAGTTACGGCATTGGATTTGCAATCAGTGGCAG GTATTGGTTGAACTTGACTCCTTCAGATGTAATATGGAATACTTCTGATACTGGCTGGGCAAAATCGGCCTATGGCAGTGTTTTTTCACCATGGATCTGTGGATCCTGTGTCTTTGTACACAATATGCCACAGTTTCAACCAGAAGTTATTGCAGAG ACTCTCTCAAGATATCCCATCACCACCTTCTGCACGGCTCCCACCGCCTTCCGCATGCTGGTCAAGCATGATGTGAGCAG CTACAAGTTCCCGAGTCTGAAGCACTGTGTAACTGGAGGGGAAGCACTCAATCCTGAAGTGCTGGCGAAGTGGAAAATCCAGACAGGGGTGGATATCCATGAAGGTTATGGCCAGACCGAAACA gtgccAATCTGTGCCAAtatgaaaggaatgaaaattaaaCCTGGCTCTTTGGGAAAAGCTGTTCCCCCTTATGATGTGCAG ATTGTAGATGACCACGGGGCTGTTGTGCCCACAGGAGAAGAGGGCACCATTGCTGTCCGAGTGCAACCCACACGCCCCTTCTGTCTGTTCTCCGAGTACTTG GATAATCCTGAGAAAACTGCTGCCACTGTGCGTGGAGATTTTTATGTCACTGGGGACAGAGGTGTTATGGATGAAGAGGGATATGTCTGGTTTGTTGGAAGAGCTGATGATATCATTAACTCTGCTGG GTATCGCATTGGCCCATTTGAAGTGGAGAGTGCATTGATTGAGCACCCAGCAGTCTCAGAGGTGGCTGTTGTCAGCAGTCCTGACCCAGTGCGAGGGGAG GTGGTCAAAGCCTTCATTGTTTTAGCTCCTGCTTTTGCATCACATGatccagaaaaattaattcatgaGCTTCAACAACATGTCAAGAAGGTGACTGCACCTTACAAGTATCCAAGGAAG GTGGAGTTTGTTCAGGATCTGCCAAAGACAGTTACTGGGAAAATCCAGAGAAATGTTCTAAGGAGAAAAGAGTGGGCAAAAGTATAA